From a single Calothrix sp. NIES-2098 genomic region:
- a CDS encoding peptidase M14, carboxypeptidase A gives MPDVRFDRYYRYEELTNILHSYAEEFPHLVRIKSIGKSYEERDIWLLTVTNFATGLDQEKPALWVDGNIHATELAPSIVCLYLLQTLVTAYGTHPDITRCLDTRTFYICPRINPDGAEWALADKPKFIRSATRAYPEGTESNDGLVMEDIDGDGRILLMRIPDPNGAWKICPTEPRLLVRREPTEIGGEYYRLLPEGRIENYDGVQIKIQPTQQGLDLNRNFPVMWRQEFQQPGAGPYPTSETEVRSLVQFITTHSNITGGVAFHTFGGVLIRPYSYHSDEEFAVEDLRTYQYIGKKATEITEYPAISAFHDFRYDPKDYISGTFDDWAYDERGVFAWTVEVWSPQRQAGIKEYKHVEWYREHPFEDELKLLQWNNEQLSGQGYVDWYAFDHPQLGQVELGGWNSIYTWINPPPEFLEKEIARFPDWLVWHLLISPRLEIYEASVCNLGNDLYRVRLVVQNTGWLPTYVTQKALEKKLVSGCICEIELPDSATLVMGKIREEWGQLEGRAYQPSYPTRRQSDPTDDRAKVEWVVRGRIGSTIKLLACHERAGVVRTEVKLG, from the coding sequence ATGCCAGATGTACGATTCGATCGGTACTATCGTTACGAAGAACTGACAAACATCTTGCATAGTTATGCTGAGGAATTCCCTCACCTAGTACGCATAAAAAGCATTGGCAAGAGTTATGAAGAACGTGACATCTGGCTGTTGACTGTGACTAATTTCGCCACTGGGTTAGACCAAGAAAAACCTGCCCTTTGGGTTGATGGTAATATCCACGCCACAGAATTAGCACCGTCAATTGTGTGTCTGTACTTGCTGCAAACTTTAGTTACCGCCTACGGTACGCATCCGGATATTACTCGTTGTTTAGACACCCGCACCTTCTATATTTGCCCACGTATTAATCCTGATGGAGCGGAGTGGGCTTTGGCTGACAAACCTAAATTTATTCGTTCTGCTACCCGTGCCTATCCTGAAGGTACGGAAAGCAACGACGGTTTAGTTATGGAAGATATTGATGGGGATGGCCGGATTTTACTCATGCGTATCCCCGATCCCAATGGCGCTTGGAAAATCTGCCCTACAGAACCGCGTTTATTAGTGCGTCGCGAACCAACAGAAATCGGCGGTGAATATTACCGACTTTTACCAGAAGGACGGATAGAAAATTACGATGGCGTCCAGATTAAGATTCAGCCAACTCAACAAGGATTAGACTTGAACCGCAATTTCCCGGTTATGTGGCGACAAGAATTTCAACAGCCAGGGGCTGGCCCTTATCCCACATCAGAAACAGAAGTGCGATCGCTTGTCCAATTTATTACCACACATTCTAATATTACTGGGGGTGTAGCTTTTCACACTTTTGGTGGTGTACTCATCCGTCCCTACAGCTACCACAGCGATGAAGAATTTGCTGTTGAAGACCTCCGCACGTATCAATACATCGGTAAAAAAGCCACTGAAATTACTGAATATCCAGCTATTTCTGCTTTTCATGACTTTCGTTACGATCCCAAAGATTATATCTCTGGTACTTTTGACGATTGGGCTTATGATGAGCGTGGTGTATTTGCTTGGACAGTAGAAGTTTGGAGTCCGCAACGCCAAGCCGGAATTAAAGAGTATAAACACGTTGAATGGTATCGAGAACACCCATTTGAAGATGAACTGAAACTGTTGCAATGGAACAACGAACAACTCTCAGGTCAGGGATATGTGGACTGGTATGCCTTCGATCATCCTCAACTTGGTCAAGTAGAATTAGGCGGTTGGAATAGCATATATACCTGGATTAATCCACCTCCAGAGTTTTTAGAAAAGGAGATAGCCCGCTTTCCAGATTGGTTAGTATGGCATTTGTTAATTTCCCCTCGCTTAGAGATTTATGAAGCTAGCGTCTGTAATTTGGGTAACGATCTGTATCGAGTGCGGCTAGTAGTACAAAATACAGGTTGGCTTCCTACCTACGTTACTCAAAAAGCGTTGGAAAAAAAGCTAGTAAGCGGCTGTATCTGTGAAATTGAATTACCTGATAGCGCAACTTTAGTAATGGGTAAAATTCGTGAAGAATGGGGACAATTGGAAGGACGCGCTTACCAACCTTCGTATCCTACTAGGAGGCAGAGCGATCCTACTGACGACCGAGCAAAGGTAGAATGGGTGGTACGCGGACGCATAGGTAGCACGATTAAACTTTTAGCCTGTCATGAACGTGCGGGAGTTGTCCGCACTGAGGTGAAATTAGGTTGA
- a CDS encoding beta-Ig-H3/fasciclin — protein MFSWFRSSLVKSSFLALGVLAATLTPIVISIPASAQNAQKIAQTPGTTTPGATSNLSDISANYWASPFITALAQRNVIAGFPDGTFKPDQPVTRAQFAAMIQKAFNQNPVRQLPSGGFSDVPANYWAADAIRVAYETGFMSGYPGNRFLPNEQIPKVQAIVALSSGLGLTSSGTASSILSTYYTDATSVPDYAVNSVAAATQSNIVVNYPEVRQLNPQRTLTRAEAAALLYQALVKQGQLQPIASNVPAASYIVAGSTTQPGTNQPGGTDIVSLAASSSSFTTLTSLLKAAGLTDILQQPGPYTVFAPTDQAFAALPPGTLQQLQQPENRETLIKLLRYHVVSGQLTSSQLSTGQVKTIEDQPVNVKVDTANNQIAVNDAQVIQANVQASNGVIHAINQVLIPPDLTTQQPGTTPGTTTGQGTPRRGLFGGTSYVGVAGNIGLTGTNALSVGNFSVISKLGLTRNISVRPSAIFGDQTLVLVPVTLDFASQAAPVGGQTFSISPFVGAGVAIDTSGDTDIAFMATGGVDIPLGSRFTATGAVNAAFFDDTSVGLTIGVGYNF, from the coding sequence ATGTTTAGTTGGTTTCGCAGCTCATTAGTAAAAAGCAGTTTTCTCGCTTTGGGAGTCTTAGCTGCTACGTTAACTCCTATTGTAATTTCTATTCCTGCTTCAGCTCAAAATGCTCAAAAAATTGCTCAAACACCGGGTACAACAACACCAGGTGCAACATCTAACCTGTCTGATATTTCTGCAAATTACTGGGCAAGTCCATTCATTACAGCTTTAGCCCAAAGAAATGTAATTGCAGGGTTTCCTGATGGCACTTTTAAGCCAGATCAGCCTGTGACTCGCGCGCAATTCGCCGCCATGATTCAAAAAGCTTTCAACCAGAACCCGGTTCGACAGTTACCTTCTGGGGGATTTTCAGATGTTCCAGCTAACTACTGGGCGGCGGACGCAATTCGGGTAGCCTACGAAACAGGATTTATGTCAGGTTATCCAGGTAATCGGTTTCTGCCTAATGAACAAATTCCTAAAGTACAGGCGATAGTTGCTTTATCTAGTGGCTTGGGTTTGACTAGCAGCGGTACTGCATCTAGTATTTTGAGCACTTATTACACAGATGCTACATCAGTGCCAGATTATGCAGTGAATAGTGTTGCAGCTGCAACCCAAAGCAATATTGTTGTTAACTATCCAGAAGTTAGACAACTTAATCCCCAAAGGACTCTAACACGTGCCGAAGCAGCAGCACTTTTGTATCAAGCATTAGTAAAACAGGGACAACTACAACCGATTGCTAGCAATGTTCCCGCAGCTAGTTATATTGTTGCAGGTAGTACTACTCAACCTGGCACTAACCAACCTGGTGGAACCGACATTGTTTCCTTAGCTGCATCTAGCAGTTCTTTTACAACCCTAACTTCTTTATTAAAAGCCGCAGGGTTGACAGACATCTTACAACAACCTGGCCCGTATACTGTTTTTGCTCCTACCGATCAAGCATTTGCTGCTTTACCACCAGGTACTTTACAGCAGTTACAGCAACCAGAAAACAGAGAAACATTGATTAAGCTGTTGAGATACCACGTAGTTTCTGGTCAATTAACTTCTAGTCAATTATCCACTGGGCAAGTCAAGACAATTGAGGATCAACCTGTAAACGTTAAGGTTGATACAGCCAACAATCAGATTGCAGTCAACGATGCACAAGTTATTCAGGCGAACGTGCAAGCCAGTAACGGTGTGATCCATGCAATTAACCAAGTTCTGATTCCACCTGACCTAACTACCCAGCAACCAGGGACTACCCCAGGAACAACTACTGGACAAGGTACACCACGTAGAGGTCTTTTTGGTGGTACTAGCTATGTAGGGGTTGCTGGTAACATTGGTTTAACTGGTACGAACGCTCTGAGTGTCGGTAACTTCTCCGTTATCAGTAAACTTGGTCTGACACGTAATATCTCAGTGCGTCCATCAGCAATTTTTGGAGATCAGACACTAGTTCTAGTGCCCGTGACTTTAGATTTTGCCTCACAAGCAGCTCCAGTAGGCGGACAAACATTCTCAATATCTCCTTTCGTTGGTGCAGGTGTAGCTATTGATACTTCTGGCGATACCGATATTGCTTTTATGGCAACTGGTGGTGTAGACATTCCTTTAGGTTCTCGTTTTACAGCTACAGGTGCTGTTAATGCAGCCTTTTTTGATGACACTAGTGTAGGTCTAACAATAGGAGTTGGTTATAACTTCTAA
- a CDS encoding rhomboid-like protein, with product MFPLYDENPTRITPYVTYGLIGMNILVFFHELSLRGARLELFFQLYAVIPRELTTNFAGEWTTLITSQFLHGGWWHLISNMLFLWIFGNNIEDRLGHIKYLVFYLICGALAAACQWFIGMNSGIPSLGASGAIAGVLGAYILRFPQARVMTLVFLGFFVTTIRVPAMILIGLFVIQNLLSGFVSLQTAANMSVETGGVAYWAHIGGFAFGLILAPLFGLFKRDGY from the coding sequence GTGTTTCCTCTCTACGACGAAAATCCAACGCGCATCACCCCGTATGTAACTTATGGGTTGATTGGGATGAACATTTTAGTTTTTTTTCATGAACTTAGCTTGCGTGGTGCAAGATTAGAGCTATTTTTTCAACTATATGCGGTGATACCACGAGAGTTAACTACCAACTTTGCCGGAGAATGGACGACGTTAATTACATCGCAATTCTTACACGGTGGTTGGTGGCATCTGATCTCGAATATGCTCTTTTTGTGGATTTTTGGTAACAATATTGAAGACCGCTTAGGCCATATCAAATATCTGGTTTTTTATTTGATCTGCGGTGCTTTAGCTGCTGCGTGTCAGTGGTTTATTGGGATGAATTCTGGCATTCCTTCTTTGGGTGCAAGTGGTGCGATCGCGGGAGTTTTGGGTGCGTACATTCTGCGTTTCCCGCAAGCTAGAGTAATGACTTTAGTTTTCTTGGGATTTTTTGTCACGACAATCCGAGTGCCAGCAATGATATTGATCGGTTTGTTTGTGATTCAGAATCTTCTCTCTGGTTTTGTAAGTCTGCAAACAGCCGCCAATATGAGTGTGGAAACAGGTGGAGTTGCTTACTGGGCACACATTGGTGGTTTTGCTTTTGGCTTGATCCTTGCTCCTTTGTTTGGGTTGTTTAAACGCGACGGATATTAG
- a CDS encoding rhomboid family protein: MVPIRDNNPTQITPYVTFGLIAVNVLAFLYEANLPPRALDGFLHLAAVVPRELTLSFAGVSVHQPVPEWATLITSQFLHGGLLHLAGNMLFLWIFGNNVEDKLGHVKYLIFYLACGVLASLSQWYFSQNSNIPSLGASGAIAGVMGAYILRFPQAEILGVIPLGFFFPTFRVPAYFFLGFWFLQQAFYGVASLETPTNIGMENGGIAYWAHAGGFLFGAILGPLLGLFSDKPKQQYF; encoded by the coding sequence GTGGTTCCAATTAGAGATAATAATCCTACACAAATCACACCTTATGTTACTTTTGGGCTAATTGCTGTTAATGTCCTCGCTTTTTTATATGAAGCCAATCTTCCGCCGCGAGCATTAGACGGATTTTTACACTTAGCGGCGGTAGTTCCCAGAGAACTTACCTTAAGTTTTGCTGGTGTATCTGTACATCAGCCTGTACCAGAATGGGCAACTTTAATTACTTCACAATTTTTACACGGTGGCTTATTGCACCTAGCTGGCAATATGTTGTTTCTCTGGATTTTTGGTAACAATGTCGAAGATAAACTAGGTCATGTTAAGTATTTGATATTCTATTTAGCTTGCGGAGTTTTAGCATCATTGAGCCAGTGGTACTTTTCCCAGAATTCTAATATTCCGTCTTTAGGGGCGAGTGGTGCGATCGCAGGTGTTATGGGAGCCTATATTCTGCGCTTTCCCCAAGCCGAAATTCTCGGTGTCATACCTTTAGGGTTTTTCTTCCCCACTTTCCGAGTACCTGCATATTTCTTTTTAGGGTTCTGGTTTCTCCAACAAGCTTTCTATGGTGTCGCCAGTCTAGAAACACCCACAAATATCGGTATGGAAAATGGTGGTATTGCTTACTGGGCCCATGCAGGCGGTTTTTTGTTTGGCGCGATTCTCGGCCCTCTGTTGGGTTTGTTTAGCGACAAGCCTAAACAACAATATTTTTAA
- the uvrB gene encoding excinuclease ABC subunit B: MTEFSLQAPFSPTGDQPHAIAQLVSSIQTGNRYQTLLGATGTGKTFSVAAVIEKVGKPTLVLAHNKTLAAQLCNELREFFPNNAVEYFVSYYDYYQPEAYIPVTDTYIEKTASINDEIDMLRHSATRSLFERRDVIVVASISCIYGLGIPAEYLKAAIPLKIGMEVNQRQILRDLASVQYSRNDLEMGRGKFRVRGDVLEIGPAYEDRIIRVEFFGDEIDAIRYIDPVTGEIINSLQAVNIYPARHFVTPEERLEIACDDIAAELKQQKADLEAAGKLLEAQRIDQRTRYDLEMLREVGYCNGVENYSRHLAGRKAGEPPECLIDYFPKDWLLVIDESHVTVPQIRGMYNGDQARKKVLIEHGFRLPSAADNRPLKAEEFWEKVNQCIFVSATPGAWELEVSDSHIVEQVIRPTGVIDPEIFVRPTEGQIDDLLGEIKDRVDRHERVLVTTLTKRMAEDLTEYLEDNGIRVRYLHSEINSIERIEILQDLRAGSFDVLVGVNLLREGLDLPEVSLVAIMDADKEGFLRAERSLIQTIGRAARHIKGQAIMYADNLTDSMIKAIEETDRRRGIQMAYNKMHGITPQPIVKKSSNAILSFLEVSRRLNATDLKVVDEHIDELPLEDIPDLIVKLEAQMKEAAKQLEFEEAAKFRDRIKHLRDKMLGH, from the coding sequence ATGACAGAATTTAGTCTGCAAGCTCCCTTTAGTCCAACAGGCGATCAACCACACGCGATCGCACAATTAGTAAGTAGTATCCAAACTGGGAACCGTTACCAAACTTTACTGGGTGCTACGGGAACTGGTAAGACATTTTCAGTAGCAGCGGTAATTGAGAAAGTTGGTAAACCTACTTTGGTGTTAGCGCACAATAAAACTCTAGCTGCACAACTTTGTAATGAATTGCGGGAATTCTTTCCTAATAATGCTGTTGAGTATTTCGTGAGTTATTACGATTATTATCAGCCAGAAGCGTATATTCCCGTCACTGATACTTATATAGAAAAAACAGCTTCGATTAATGATGAAATAGATATGTTACGGCATTCAGCGACGCGATCGCTTTTTGAACGCCGTGATGTGATAGTCGTTGCTTCCATCAGCTGTATCTATGGTTTGGGGATTCCTGCGGAATATCTGAAAGCTGCGATTCCCTTAAAAATCGGTATGGAAGTCAACCAACGCCAGATTTTGCGAGATTTAGCATCTGTGCAGTATAGCCGCAACGACTTAGAAATGGGTCGGGGAAAGTTTCGCGTTCGGGGGGATGTGTTAGAAATTGGCCCCGCCTACGAAGACAGAATTATTCGCGTCGAATTTTTTGGCGATGAAATTGACGCGATTCGCTATATTGACCCTGTGACAGGTGAAATTATTAATAGCCTACAAGCTGTAAATATTTACCCAGCACGCCACTTTGTTACGCCCGAAGAACGCTTAGAAATAGCTTGTGATGATATTGCAGCAGAATTAAAACAACAAAAAGCAGATTTAGAAGCAGCAGGGAAATTATTAGAGGCGCAACGCATAGATCAGCGTACCCGCTATGACTTAGAAATGTTGCGCGAAGTTGGTTACTGTAACGGTGTAGAAAATTATTCGCGCCATTTAGCAGGAAGAAAAGCTGGAGAACCACCAGAGTGTTTAATTGATTATTTTCCTAAAGATTGGCTGCTAGTTATTGATGAATCTCACGTTACCGTACCGCAAATTCGCGGGATGTATAATGGCGACCAAGCTAGGAAGAAAGTATTAATTGAACATGGATTTCGCCTTCCTAGCGCTGCTGATAACCGTCCTTTGAAAGCAGAGGAATTTTGGGAAAAAGTAAATCAGTGTATTTTCGTTTCTGCTACCCCAGGTGCTTGGGAATTAGAAGTTTCTGATAGTCATATAGTTGAGCAAGTAATTCGCCCAACTGGCGTCATAGATCCAGAAATTTTTGTGCGTCCGACAGAAGGGCAAATTGATGATTTATTAGGAGAAATTAAAGACAGAGTAGACCGCCACGAAAGAGTTTTAGTGACTACATTAACTAAGCGCATGGCGGAAGATTTAACAGAATATCTGGAAGATAACGGCATTCGCGTGCGCTATTTGCATTCAGAAATTAACTCCATTGAACGTATTGAAATCTTGCAAGATTTGCGTGCAGGTAGCTTTGACGTATTAGTGGGAGTCAACTTACTACGGGAAGGTTTGGATTTACCAGAAGTTTCCCTAGTCGCAATAATGGATGCAGATAAAGAAGGATTCTTACGCGCCGAACGTTCCTTAATTCAAACAATTGGGAGAGCCGCACGTCATATTAAAGGACAAGCAATCATGTATGCTGATAACTTAACAGATAGCATGATTAAAGCCATTGAAGAAACAGATAGACGGCGGGGAATTCAAATGGCATATAACAAAATGCATGGAATTACACCGCAACCAATTGTGAAAAAATCAAGTAATGCGATTTTGTCCTTTTTAGAAGTTTCCCGACGATTAAATGCAACAGATTTGAAAGTAGTAGACGAACATATAGATGAATTACCCTTAGAAGACATTCCCGACTTAATTGTGAAACTTGAAGCACAGATGAAAGAAGCAGCGAAGCAACTAGAATTTGAAGAAGCGGCAAAATTCCGCGATCGCATCAAGCATCTACGGGATAAAATGCTGGGACATTAG